One segment of Allorhodopirellula heiligendammensis DNA contains the following:
- a CDS encoding protein-tyrosine phosphatase family protein — MRFQLTYPTTETPATRTYWVVHNALLAGAYPGQPDHAQHHARLQSLYDAGIRTFINLQEEGEANNAGQPFVPYEKDLREIAKKRGDTVAHLRFPIPDGGTTSADRMRSILNTIDLSLAANRAVYVHCFGGMGRTGTTICCWLMRHGHVDRSNVLATLTRLRKADKERADWKAPENADQESFVLNWAE; from the coding sequence ATGCGATTCCAGCTCACCTATCCCACCACTGAGACGCCCGCCACGCGAACGTATTGGGTGGTGCACAACGCGTTATTGGCAGGAGCGTATCCGGGCCAGCCGGATCACGCACAGCATCACGCGAGACTGCAATCGCTATACGATGCAGGGATACGAACTTTCATCAACTTGCAAGAAGAAGGTGAGGCGAACAACGCCGGGCAACCCTTCGTCCCCTACGAAAAAGATCTTCGTGAAATTGCTAAAAAGCGAGGCGACACGGTCGCCCACCTGCGGTTTCCCATTCCCGACGGCGGCACGACATCGGCCGATCGCATGCGATCCATCCTCAACACAATCGACCTCTCGCTAGCGGCCAATCGAGCCGTCTATGTGCATTGCTTCGGGGGTATGGGAAGAACGGGGACGACCATATGTTGTTGGCTGATGCGGCACGGACATGTCGATCGCAGTAACGTTCTCGCCACGCTCACGCGGCTGCGGAAAGCCGACAAAGAGCGTGCGGATTGGAAAGCTCCTGAGAATGCCGATCAAGAATCATTTGTGCTGAACTGGGCGGAGTGA
- a CDS encoding exo-alpha-sialidase, translating to MTFYHAFLPRVIGISLCVLSTLHDVSFARESGIAEERSSSTASTSFEDAKPGRFEQLNTEVGKWTSQAGVAIVDAKHASTGQQCLHLTGDETSVVTLHLDDAVDTSGVLSFRAERWTSRPPFSFRIEQNSGDGWQEIYEGDASVRVGRAFLSQVTVPLNDDKIERLRITCKSPPNAGILIDDILIGPAERQQIASVEVVPCSLPALVGAETCPLAKLKIMATGVVDPISLTEIRARLEGIEQIQTLQVADGAPVSTAEHVKPAIKALQVSQELKAGENIVWLRCQLKPDANIDLRVGAAIEQVTFSNGQTIELEAPVSSQRMGIALRQRGDDGAHTYRIPGLATTNRGTLIAVYDIRRRRGSDLPGDIDVGMSRSVDGGRTWEPMKAIMDMGDNPDWKYDGIGDPAVLVDRSTNSIWVAGLWSHGDRGWHGSGPGLTPEETGQLILVRSDDEGVTWSEPINITDQVKHPDWSLLLQGPGKGITMQDGTIVFAAQYQDHPRQQRLPRSTIIYSKDHGSTWQTGTGAFDDTTEAQVIETEPGVLMLNCRYNRASSRVVMTTRDMGKTWQQHPSSEISLIEPGACMASLIGADQEAGSDLGGWVLFSNPDSLHGRNHMTIKASSDGGRTWPKQHRLLLDEDNGAGYSCMSMIDDHTVGILYEGSQAHLTFQRIPLIEILDGSHNSDLEHVDASEPTAASSTNLELPQVFGSHMVLQAEAPLPVWGKALANSNVTVTLGDDALTTTAGDDGQWQVRFASQKASHVPTTLAVQSGDEQVSFQDVLIGEVWVCAGQSNMEWRLDQSNSGQSELDMLAGQANDSLRLLDLTDGPRGLPQNYLPADLSRLAPNTFIDGQWAVASVNAARKFSAVAWYFGRYLQRQLKVPVGLICPAVGGSPAESWIPLEAMERDVELNNLVAGNWLHSEVLGEFCPLRGKQNLLAAIQSGARVPGDQLGPNHPFKPGFLWSAGIEPLIPYAIRGAIWYQGESNAETPERVRQHEKLFPVLIREWRQHWNQGDFPFLFVQLPAIDRPDWPLFRDGQRRSLDRINNIGMAVTIDTGHPTDVHPKLKKPVGERLARLALGTTYLSNIHETYSGPLFERAERRGNTMIVSFKQSGKDLTSSDGDALRYFEVCGQDGIFHPAVATPCSYATISVSSPKVTRPIHVRYAWLPYLDPPVNLVNSEGLPASPFSTQDN from the coding sequence ATGACGTTCTACCATGCTTTTCTGCCCCGCGTGATCGGGATCTCTCTCTGCGTCCTCAGTACGCTCCATGACGTCTCCTTTGCTAGGGAGTCCGGAATTGCCGAGGAGCGTTCGTCCTCGACCGCATCCACCAGCTTTGAAGATGCGAAACCGGGCCGATTCGAGCAGCTCAACACCGAGGTCGGCAAGTGGACATCGCAGGCCGGAGTCGCCATCGTTGATGCCAAGCATGCCAGCACCGGTCAGCAATGCCTGCACCTGACCGGCGATGAAACGTCTGTTGTCACGCTGCATCTCGACGATGCGGTGGACACCTCCGGAGTGCTTTCGTTCAGGGCAGAGCGCTGGACGAGTCGCCCGCCCTTCTCGTTTCGCATCGAGCAGAACTCCGGGGATGGTTGGCAGGAAATCTACGAGGGTGACGCCAGCGTTCGCGTAGGCCGAGCGTTTCTCAGCCAAGTCACCGTGCCGCTCAATGACGATAAGATTGAGCGGCTCCGCATTACTTGCAAAAGTCCTCCAAATGCTGGGATCTTGATCGATGATATTCTCATCGGACCCGCCGAACGACAACAGATTGCCAGTGTCGAGGTGGTGCCCTGTTCGCTGCCAGCACTCGTCGGTGCCGAAACCTGTCCACTGGCAAAGCTGAAGATAATGGCAACCGGAGTCGTGGATCCAATCTCTCTGACGGAAATACGAGCTCGGCTCGAAGGCATCGAACAAATCCAAACACTGCAGGTTGCCGACGGCGCCCCCGTTTCCACGGCAGAGCACGTCAAGCCTGCCATCAAAGCACTCCAAGTGTCACAGGAACTGAAGGCAGGCGAAAACATTGTCTGGCTTCGTTGCCAGCTCAAACCGGACGCTAACATCGATCTGCGAGTCGGCGCAGCCATTGAACAAGTCACCTTTTCAAACGGGCAAACGATTGAGCTAGAAGCGCCAGTTTCGAGCCAGCGGATGGGGATCGCATTGCGACAACGCGGAGATGACGGCGCCCACACTTATCGCATCCCAGGACTTGCCACCACGAACAGAGGCACATTAATCGCAGTTTATGATATTCGCAGACGGCGCGGCAGTGATCTCCCGGGAGACATTGATGTTGGCATGTCGCGTTCAGTCGATGGAGGTCGTACATGGGAGCCCATGAAAGCCATTATGGACATGGGCGACAACCCCGACTGGAAATACGACGGCATTGGCGACCCAGCGGTGCTAGTAGATCGCAGCACGAATAGCATTTGGGTGGCGGGGTTATGGAGTCATGGCGATCGAGGATGGCATGGCTCTGGACCAGGGCTCACTCCCGAGGAGACAGGGCAATTGATATTGGTCCGCAGTGACGACGAAGGTGTCACTTGGTCAGAGCCAATCAACATCACCGATCAGGTGAAACATCCAGACTGGAGCCTCCTCCTGCAAGGACCTGGCAAAGGCATCACGATGCAAGATGGTACGATCGTATTCGCCGCCCAGTACCAGGACCATCCTCGTCAGCAGCGACTTCCGCGTTCAACGATCATTTACTCCAAGGACCACGGGTCAACTTGGCAAACAGGCACGGGCGCCTTCGATGACACTACGGAGGCTCAGGTCATCGAGACGGAACCAGGCGTGTTGATGCTGAACTGTCGGTATAACCGTGCGTCGTCGCGTGTTGTGATGACGACCCGCGACATGGGAAAAACCTGGCAACAGCACCCCTCGTCCGAAATCTCATTAATCGAACCTGGTGCGTGCATGGCCAGCCTCATTGGTGCCGACCAAGAAGCTGGCAGCGATCTTGGAGGATGGGTGCTGTTCTCCAATCCCGATAGTCTGCACGGTCGCAACCATATGACGATCAAGGCCTCCTCCGATGGCGGTAGGACGTGGCCGAAGCAACATCGACTTCTCCTCGACGAAGATAATGGGGCCGGGTACTCGTGCATGTCCATGATCGATGACCACACCGTCGGAATCCTGTACGAAGGCAGTCAGGCTCACCTGACGTTCCAACGGATTCCACTCATTGAAATCCTCGATGGTTCGCACAACAGCGACTTGGAGCACGTGGATGCCAGCGAGCCGACGGCCGCCAGTTCGACAAACCTGGAACTTCCTCAAGTGTTTGGCAGTCACATGGTGCTGCAGGCGGAGGCACCGTTGCCGGTATGGGGTAAGGCCTTGGCGAACAGCAACGTCACCGTGACCCTTGGCGATGACGCCCTCACCACGACGGCAGGCGACGATGGTCAATGGCAGGTCCGTTTTGCGTCTCAGAAGGCGTCGCATGTTCCTACCACACTTGCCGTTCAATCGGGCGATGAGCAGGTTTCCTTTCAGGATGTACTCATTGGGGAAGTCTGGGTGTGCGCCGGACAGTCGAATATGGAGTGGCGGTTGGATCAGTCGAACAGTGGCCAAAGCGAACTGGATATGCTCGCCGGTCAAGCTAACGATAGCCTACGTCTGCTCGACCTGACCGACGGACCGCGCGGCCTACCCCAGAACTATTTGCCTGCCGATCTCTCGCGACTGGCACCCAATACATTCATTGACGGGCAGTGGGCGGTCGCGTCGGTCAACGCAGCCCGCAAGTTCTCTGCTGTTGCCTGGTACTTTGGTAGGTATCTACAACGTCAACTCAAGGTGCCGGTTGGTTTGATCTGCCCTGCGGTCGGCGGCTCTCCGGCAGAATCATGGATACCTCTGGAAGCGATGGAGCGGGATGTTGAATTGAATAACCTTGTCGCTGGAAATTGGCTTCATAGCGAAGTGCTCGGCGAGTTCTGCCCCCTGCGAGGCAAACAGAACCTGTTGGCAGCAATCCAATCAGGTGCGCGTGTTCCCGGGGATCAGCTCGGCCCCAACCACCCCTTCAAGCCTGGTTTTCTATGGTCTGCGGGAATTGAACCACTGATCCCTTACGCGATTCGAGGGGCAATTTGGTATCAGGGTGAATCAAACGCCGAAACACCGGAGCGGGTACGTCAACACGAGAAACTATTCCCTGTTTTAATCCGCGAGTGGCGCCAGCACTGGAATCAAGGTGACTTCCCGTTCCTGTTCGTCCAACTGCCGGCAATCGACCGACCTGACTGGCCACTCTTTCGCGATGGACAACGTCGATCTCTGGACCGAATCAACAACATCGGCATGGCGGTTACGATTGACACCGGGCACCCGACCGATGTTCATCCGAAGCTGAAAAAGCCGGTAGGCGAACGGCTCGCAAGGCTGGCACTGGGCACGACTTACTTATCAAATATACATGAGACCTATTCGGGGCCGCTCTTTGAGCGTGCAGAGCGCAGAGGAAACACGATGATCGTCTCATTCAAGCAATCCGGAAAGGATCTGACTTCATCGGATGGCGATGCTCTCCGCTACTTCGAAGTGTGCGGCCAGGACGGTATCTTCCATCCTGCAGTCGCCACGCCCTGCAGCTACGCTACAATTTCCGTCTCCAGCCCCAAGGTCACTCGGCCGATCCATGTTCGATATGCATGGCTACCGTATCTTGATCCCCCCGTCAATCTCGTCAACAGCGAAGGATTGCCTGCATCGCCATTCTCCACCCAGGACAATTGA
- a CDS encoding GntR family transcriptional regulator, with amino-acid sequence MSKPVDQSLAERAYEYIREKLASGEFPPGKQLVNRTLAQAIGVSVIPVREAINRLSSEGLVDHVPGAGAYVRRANRQDLNNLYVLRDALESCAAAEAAQYITADQLEELESILDRARQTSDQITRQSKGHSSKRQLDRWMDDEQQFHELLIEASRNPLLAKVVNDNRAIGTVFEAQRNDPRLLTAEVAQQTCESKAQLLQALRDGDPKRAQQLMSDQIQRGRKTVIGFLSQQGRDRI; translated from the coding sequence TTGAGCAAACCTGTGGATCAAAGTCTTGCGGAACGGGCATACGAATACATTCGAGAGAAGCTCGCCAGCGGAGAGTTTCCGCCGGGCAAGCAGTTGGTCAATCGAACTCTCGCACAAGCAATCGGGGTGAGCGTGATTCCCGTGCGTGAGGCGATCAATCGGCTGTCGAGCGAGGGTTTGGTGGATCACGTTCCTGGCGCCGGTGCTTACGTTCGCAGAGCGAATCGTCAGGACCTAAACAATCTCTATGTTTTGCGAGATGCGCTCGAAAGCTGCGCCGCGGCTGAGGCTGCACAGTACATTACCGCCGATCAGCTCGAAGAACTCGAGTCGATTCTTGATCGGGCCAGACAGACCTCTGATCAGATTACGCGGCAATCCAAAGGTCACAGCAGCAAACGCCAGTTGGATCGCTGGATGGATGACGAGCAGCAGTTCCATGAACTGTTGATCGAGGCGTCACGCAATCCGCTGCTGGCCAAAGTGGTGAACGACAATCGGGCGATTGGCACGGTGTTCGAAGCTCAACGAAACGATCCACGATTGTTGACCGCTGAGGTTGCGCAGCAGACGTGCGAGTCGAAGGCACAGTTGCTGCAAGCACTGCGAGACGGCGACCCCAAACGGGCACAACAACTGATGAGTGACCAAATTCAACGCGGCCGCAAAACCGTCATTGGTTTTCTTAGCCAGCAGGGCCGAGACCGGATTTGA
- a CDS encoding glycoside hydrolase family 2 TIM barrel-domain containing protein, with protein MKKLLLILLFIANLAQAERSSFDARWKFQLGDVPGAEASTFNDADWRALDIPHDWSIEGEYRKGNPMGGTGGYLPAGIGWYRKTIQVPNDWKGKHVEIAFDGVYMNSTVWANGQELGTRPYGWSSFAYDISRAVDTADSITIAVRVDNDKQPSARWYTGSGIYAHTWIDVKDKVHLARDGVFVRTQANTVNLDAEVRNTTDETRAMDVNVAIVDPSGKTVTSQRNSVIVAPHSNQFSRFELMAPNHLRWDLDSPHLYDAVVTLEADGQTVDMSSTRFGFRDIEWRPATGMWLNGKNVKLQGVCNHQDAGALGAAVPDKILRFRIEQLKAMGCNAIRTAHHPQTPVFYDICDEVGMLVMDEIFDGWKKKAQHDYGRYFFDQWWQRDLSDWMQRDRNHPSVVIWSLGNETGGPIAADLVALCHQLDPTRPVTSGHSGSQWMDVFGVNGSSEKVGWFENLNSDRVFIGTENTHTWQVRGYYRTNTWYRDGGPDVNEAVHEIPDLTKTEVFTHDWIDDADRGHRKQVFNSSYDNATVRTTARHNIEQLRDIPQFAGSFRWTGHDYIGEASYVHGGWPFRAFMGGAIDLANFEKDLFYLYQSQWTETPMVHILPHWTHPTIQEGTPIPVWVYSNCAEVELLVDGKSLGKQRPGTRWNEMQCEWMIPWTPGELRAIGYRGGKKVAQTMIRTADAPSKFTLSVDGEPLTSVGKDIVQVRVTTTDADGETYPYGENRTFFKVIGPGRIRALDNGSPVDVEPHHKADSRIAFYGLTRAYVEATGQPGDIALVASGILGEKKQITSSEVSIETQVLALRGNIPSLDVEVFYTTNGETPTPDSTPYTDAFSVPLGTTVKALVMVDGKPLQALHERFAVDEGFVWNEPSGTTSTSRPGSEQAEDATLNGAKIKSQGQGFHGKGFIDFGQSRGGYAEWYQENDGDVRQAKLVIRYSGKHPKQPGRLIQLSVNDQVVKERLLLPNAANWGRDWRTVDVPIRLQRGANTIRLTTVENGGMYIDEISID; from the coding sequence TTGAAGAAGCTGTTGTTGATCCTGTTGTTCATTGCCAATCTGGCTCAGGCAGAACGCTCAAGTTTTGATGCCCGATGGAAGTTTCAGCTAGGTGACGTCCCCGGTGCGGAGGCGAGCACTTTCAACGATGCCGATTGGCGTGCGCTCGATATTCCACATGACTGGAGCATCGAAGGCGAGTATCGCAAAGGCAACCCGATGGGCGGAACCGGCGGCTATCTGCCTGCTGGAATTGGCTGGTACCGCAAGACGATCCAGGTTCCCAATGATTGGAAGGGGAAACATGTCGAGATTGCATTTGACGGCGTGTACATGAATAGCACTGTCTGGGCAAACGGGCAAGAGCTCGGCACGCGACCCTACGGCTGGAGCTCATTTGCGTATGACATCAGCAGAGCGGTCGACACCGCCGATTCGATCACCATCGCAGTTCGCGTGGATAACGACAAGCAGCCGTCGGCGCGGTGGTACACGGGCAGCGGTATTTATGCTCACACATGGATCGATGTGAAAGACAAAGTCCACCTTGCTCGCGACGGTGTCTTTGTCCGCACCCAGGCGAATACAGTCAATCTCGATGCGGAAGTTCGCAACACCACGGACGAGACGAGGGCGATGGATGTCAATGTGGCGATCGTCGATCCGTCCGGCAAAACGGTGACGTCGCAAAGAAACTCTGTGATTGTTGCCCCGCACTCGAATCAGTTCTCCCGGTTCGAGCTGATGGCTCCCAACCACCTTCGTTGGGATCTCGATTCACCTCATCTCTACGACGCAGTCGTGACATTAGAAGCGGACGGTCAAACGGTCGATATGAGCTCGACCCGCTTCGGCTTTCGCGACATCGAATGGAGACCTGCAACGGGGATGTGGCTGAATGGAAAGAACGTCAAGCTGCAGGGCGTCTGTAACCATCAGGACGCGGGCGCTCTCGGTGCAGCGGTCCCTGATAAGATCCTGCGGTTTCGCATCGAGCAGCTCAAGGCGATGGGTTGCAACGCCATCCGCACAGCACACCATCCACAGACGCCTGTCTTTTATGACATCTGTGACGAGGTCGGGATGCTGGTCATGGATGAGATTTTCGATGGATGGAAAAAGAAAGCGCAGCATGATTACGGCCGCTATTTCTTCGACCAGTGGTGGCAACGTGATCTGAGCGATTGGATGCAGCGTGATCGCAACCATCCGTCCGTCGTGATCTGGAGCCTGGGCAATGAAACCGGCGGGCCAATCGCCGCCGATCTGGTCGCTCTCTGTCATCAGCTCGATCCCACGCGCCCCGTCACTTCGGGACATTCGGGGTCCCAATGGATGGATGTTTTCGGCGTCAACGGCAGCAGTGAGAAGGTGGGCTGGTTCGAAAACCTAAATTCCGACCGCGTCTTTATCGGGACGGAAAACACGCACACCTGGCAGGTGCGTGGCTACTACCGCACCAATACTTGGTACCGCGACGGTGGGCCGGACGTCAACGAAGCCGTCCACGAGATCCCAGATCTCACAAAAACCGAAGTCTTCACGCACGATTGGATTGACGACGCAGATCGCGGGCACCGAAAACAGGTATTCAATTCCAGCTATGACAACGCAACCGTTCGCACGACCGCTCGCCATAACATTGAGCAATTACGCGACATTCCACAATTTGCTGGCTCGTTTCGCTGGACGGGTCACGACTATATCGGCGAAGCATCCTATGTGCATGGAGGCTGGCCCTTCCGAGCTTTTATGGGAGGTGCGATCGACCTCGCCAACTTTGAAAAGGACCTGTTCTATCTTTATCAGAGCCAGTGGACCGAAACTCCCATGGTCCACATCCTGCCGCACTGGACGCATCCGACCATTCAGGAAGGCACTCCCATTCCGGTGTGGGTCTACTCCAACTGTGCAGAAGTCGAATTATTGGTGGACGGGAAGTCGCTCGGGAAGCAGCGGCCGGGTACACGATGGAATGAAATGCAGTGCGAGTGGATGATTCCGTGGACGCCAGGAGAACTCCGGGCAATAGGCTACCGCGGTGGCAAGAAGGTCGCGCAAACGATGATTCGCACCGCTGATGCTCCGTCAAAGTTTACGCTCTCGGTTGACGGCGAGCCGTTGACCTCCGTGGGAAAAGACATCGTGCAGGTCCGTGTGACGACCACGGATGCCGATGGTGAAACGTATCCCTACGGCGAAAACCGCACCTTTTTCAAGGTAATTGGTCCTGGGCGAATCCGCGCTCTCGACAACGGCAGTCCCGTGGACGTGGAACCGCACCATAAGGCTGACAGCCGTATTGCGTTCTACGGACTGACCCGGGCCTACGTGGAGGCGACCGGTCAGCCAGGCGATATCGCGTTGGTCGCGAGCGGCATCCTCGGTGAGAAGAAACAGATTACATCCAGCGAGGTCAGTATCGAAACACAGGTGCTCGCACTGCGTGGTAACATTCCCAGCCTTGACGTGGAAGTCTTCTACACAACCAACGGTGAAACACCTACTCCAGACTCGACTCCATACACCGATGCATTCTCGGTACCGCTGGGCACGACCGTCAAAGCGCTCGTCATGGTAGACGGCAAACCATTACAGGCCTTGCATGAGCGCTTCGCGGTCGACGAAGGGTTCGTGTGGAATGAGCCGTCCGGTACGACTAGCACGTCTCGTCCCGGGAGTGAACAAGCCGAAGACGCTACCCTCAATGGCGCCAAGATCAAATCGCAGGGCCAAGGATTTCATGGGAAAGGGTTTATCGATTTTGGCCAGTCACGAGGGGGCTATGCGGAATGGTACCAGGAGAATGACGGCGACGTTCGGCAGGCAAAACTGGTGATCCGCTACAGTGGAAAACATCCGAAACAACCGGGGCGGCTTATTCAGCTGTCGGTGAACGACCAAGTTGTGAAGGAGCGACTGCTGCTGCCCAACGCGGCGAACTGGGGGCGTGACTGGAGAACCGTCGATGTTCCGATTCGTCTTCAACGCGGTGCGAATACCATTCGTCTCACGACTGTCGAGAACGGCGGAATGTACATCGATGAAATATCGATTGATTGA
- a CDS encoding DUF1559 domain-containing protein encodes MNVRRNRGFTLVELLVVIAIIGVLVGLLLPAVQAAREAARRMSCSNNFKQIGLAFQNYHSAFDQLPAQAGGTKRNPGASWDSTYTPTASGGGSNLNQLSALVGITPFIEQQALWQQISTPYRIASGSLYAPLGPSPWMLLADHTVQGEYTPWLTSIPSYRCPSDPGEGLPAQGRTNYGVCLGDSLYYQYNGITDQYGQRASSAASAMSTQRGMFAHGLLNPKFRDVLDGLSNTIMAGEFNTDLGDRHVTTQPRAGVTGHHLDPKKAYEQTDPLRPQFWDPAARVNGSEEEMRGFKWSYGLAVFSGMTTILPPNAPIVYDTSLTDIFRWGIFSPSSRHQGGCHVLMGDGAIKFITDSIESGGGGMVSHNGTAGTLPPGSASPYGVWGALGTKAGREIVSLDF; translated from the coding sequence ATGAACGTCCGACGAAATCGCGGTTTTACTCTGGTCGAGTTGCTAGTGGTGATCGCCATCATTGGTGTGCTGGTGGGCTTACTGCTTCCCGCAGTACAAGCTGCCCGTGAAGCGGCCCGACGAATGAGTTGCAGCAATAACTTCAAGCAGATCGGACTTGCGTTCCAAAACTACCATTCCGCCTTTGACCAACTCCCCGCGCAGGCCGGTGGAACCAAACGAAACCCTGGGGCCAGTTGGGACTCGACTTACACACCGACCGCCAGTGGTGGAGGATCCAATCTGAATCAGCTCAGTGCGTTGGTTGGCATCACACCCTTTATCGAGCAACAGGCACTTTGGCAACAGATCAGCACGCCCTATCGAATTGCGTCCGGAAGTCTTTATGCACCCTTGGGGCCGAGTCCCTGGATGCTGCTGGCGGACCACACCGTCCAAGGTGAGTACACACCCTGGTTAACCAGCATTCCCTCGTACCGATGTCCCAGCGACCCCGGTGAGGGGCTGCCAGCACAGGGTCGGACGAACTACGGCGTCTGTCTCGGCGACTCGCTGTACTACCAGTACAATGGGATCACCGATCAATATGGACAGCGTGCATCCTCCGCTGCCAGCGCCATGAGTACGCAGCGCGGTATGTTCGCACATGGCCTGCTCAATCCAAAGTTCCGTGATGTTCTAGACGGGCTTTCCAATACAATCATGGCTGGCGAGTTCAACACGGACTTAGGTGATCGCCATGTGACCACTCAACCAAGAGCTGGTGTTACGGGGCATCATCTAGACCCTAAAAAAGCCTACGAGCAAACCGATCCTTTGCGGCCTCAGTTTTGGGATCCTGCTGCTCGGGTCAATGGAAGCGAAGAAGAGATGCGAGGCTTTAAATGGTCTTATGGGCTCGCCGTCTTCTCCGGCATGACGACGATCCTGCCCCCCAACGCTCCGATTGTCTATGACACGTCGCTCACTGACATCTTCCGATGGGGTATCTTTTCGCCTAGCAGCCGACATCAAGGTGGTTGCCACGTCCTGATGGGCGACGGTGCGATCAAGTTCATCACCGACTCTATCGAGTCTGGTGGAGGAGGTATGGTGTCGCACAATGGTACCGCCGGTACGCTGCCGCCTGGATCGGCGAGTCCGTACGGAGTTTGGGGGGCGTTGGGAACGAAGGCTGGTCGCGAAATTGTTAGCCTGGATTTCTAG
- a CDS encoding sialidase family protein, with amino-acid sequence MITQKTLAVCLALCCGIACGQETSVPLDPVTVFRSGSDGYKVFRIPAIVTAANGDLLAFCEARQGGDASEIDLVLKRSSDQGKTWGGIEIVQPSDAFRSFYKDPSREISVGNPTPVVDHLDPEHAGRIWLPFTVENDRVFVTYSDDHGNTWAERVEVTDTVKKPEWGWYAPGPVHAIQLQRGLNKGRLVVPCDHRLGDDGADKGANGAHAILSDDHGKSWRIGAVDDTYEDDLHANETAVVELNDGRLYFNTRDQNGAARGSRGEAFSSDAGASFDPSSVSAYQFFQPSPEILDPPVVQCSLLRAASTLNGDAHDLILFSGPDENGPSGKGRSDLRVRFSTDETSTWQDGPLIYAGPAAYSDMVRLDAIRYGVLFEAGQRSPYESIVFVVVTQSQLMTNERAHDAQQP; translated from the coding sequence ATGATCACCCAGAAAACTTTAGCCGTGTGCCTGGCACTTTGCTGTGGCATAGCATGCGGACAGGAGACGAGTGTACCGCTCGATCCTGTCACGGTTTTTCGTAGCGGTAGCGACGGGTATAAAGTATTCCGTATTCCGGCCATCGTTACCGCCGCTAATGGCGATCTGTTGGCATTCTGCGAAGCTCGGCAAGGAGGTGATGCAAGCGAGATTGATCTTGTACTGAAACGATCGAGTGATCAGGGCAAGACATGGGGCGGGATTGAAATAGTGCAGCCGAGCGATGCCTTTCGTAGCTTCTACAAGGATCCGTCACGCGAGATCAGTGTGGGCAATCCGACGCCCGTGGTTGACCATCTCGATCCTGAGCATGCGGGTCGTATCTGGCTGCCGTTCACAGTCGAGAACGATCGCGTGTTCGTAACCTACAGCGATGATCATGGCAATACTTGGGCGGAACGAGTTGAGGTGACCGACACTGTCAAAAAGCCGGAATGGGGATGGTACGCACCGGGGCCGGTTCACGCGATCCAATTGCAACGCGGGTTGAACAAAGGCCGTTTGGTCGTTCCCTGCGACCATCGCCTCGGTGACGATGGGGCGGACAAAGGTGCCAACGGTGCGCATGCGATTCTGAGCGACGACCACGGCAAGTCCTGGCGAATCGGAGCAGTTGATGACACCTACGAAGATGATCTGCATGCGAACGAGACGGCAGTTGTGGAACTGAACGACGGTCGACTGTACTTCAACACCCGAGACCAAAACGGAGCAGCTCGGGGCTCACGTGGCGAAGCGTTCAGCAGCGACGCAGGCGCGTCGTTCGACCCCTCGTCGGTCTCGGCGTACCAGTTTTTCCAGCCTTCACCGGAGATTCTCGATCCGCCTGTCGTCCAATGTTCATTGTTGCGCGCCGCGTCAACGCTCAACGGTGACGCACACGATTTAATTCTGTTCTCAGGTCCTGACGAGAACGGTCCCAGCGGTAAGGGACGGAGTGATTTACGGGTTCGATTCTCAACCGATGAGACCAGCACATGGCAGGATGGTCCGCTGATATATGCTGGGCCTGCCGCCTATAGCGACATGGTTCGACTCGATGCAATTCGATACGGGGTGCTGTTTGAAGCGGGACAACGCAGTCCGTACGAATCGATCGTCTTTGTGGTCGTGACACAGTCACAGCTGATGACAAACGAACGCGCTCACGACGCACAGCAGCCATGA
- a CDS encoding low molecular weight protein tyrosine phosphatase family protein, producing MSRRPCILFVCSKNQWRSPTAEAVYCNDDRISVRSRGTARAAVQSIRSSDIVWADVILVMEDKHRQRIQANFPGESKYKPVHVLVIPDDYPFMDAELVDLIKSATESIIVTLQQS from the coding sequence ATGTCGCGACGACCGTGCATCCTTTTCGTTTGCAGCAAGAACCAATGGCGAAGCCCAACGGCCGAAGCGGTCTACTGCAACGACGATCGGATTTCGGTTCGATCGCGGGGAACAGCGAGGGCGGCGGTGCAATCGATTCGATCGAGCGACATCGTTTGGGCAGACGTGATTCTGGTGATGGAAGACAAGCACCGTCAGCGAATCCAGGCAAACTTTCCTGGCGAATCTAAGTACAAACCAGTGCACGTGTTGGTAATTCCCGACGACTACCCGTTCATGGACGCTGAGTTGGTGGATTTGATCAAGTCTGCGACGGAGTCGATCATCGTGACGCTCCAGCAGAGCTGA